The region tcaaactaaaaacaaaaactacttccaaaaacattcagctttgatattaatgagttttttgggttcattgagaacatggttgttgttcaataataaaattattcctcagaaatacaacttgcctaataattctgcactccctgtagatttTTCCAGTTATACAAAAAGATGGATTATTTTGGCTCTTACTACGGCCAAACGGGTCCTGCTAAGACATTGGCGGAAAAAgaaccccccctccctccctatGAAGAGTGGCTAAAGACAATGGCTAAGTTGGCGTCTTACGAAAAAGTGACTTATGGTTTATTAGACAAATTGCATCAATATGATTGTATTTGGTCCCCCTTTACAAGCTGGCTTTCTGTAACTTGAAGAACAGAGGAGTAATGACAGAGTGGTGGTGTGGGAATTGGTGTGCGAAGAAAGAATAGGATAACttccctttgttttgttttttgttgttgtgttttgtttttgtttgtttgttttttaaactatttatttatgtagttaTCCTTAAGCTCTGTTATtgaagtttaaaatgaaataaataaaaattgttgatgataaaaaaaagtttaaacttCAAAgctcatgcatgcatgcacatccAGTGCTCAGTGTctaattgtgtgtttgtgtttttatctttttgcaGTAGCGCAGTGAAACATTTGGGCGGTGGATAaataatggaaaataaaattcagACTACAGACGGCTTCAGGTGAGTACACGTGGTGCACAAGGACCAAATCTCACCTTCTCAACCTGgacaaaatgaattattttacactgatactgtaaacttttgtttgtgtgtcaggtTTCCATACATCGGAAGCAGCTGCTGCATCTGTAATTCTGTCCGTCCCGAGGAGAGTCCACACTCTACATCCTTGGCTCACCTATAATGACGCACAGGTGCTGCACACAACTAGATCTGCAGCTTGTGAGGAACAGCAGCACTCAGCCTACATCCTGTTTTACAAGATTAACGTAAGAAGACACAGCATCTCATCCTGAAGTGAGAGAATGgcacgccagctgcagcctaatccagtctctcttcttttcttttttcggtGCCCAGACACCCTTCAGTTTCATCATGTCATCCCTAACAATACAATGTAGAGTTGGATGGAGGATGAAGACAGCAGAGAGCAAAAGAAACAGGTAAGAGCAGACAGGTAGTCAGAGTTAACAAAAACTTTTAAAGCCAGTGTAGCTTCTGTTTTGAACACATTTATTGATGACAATTTTACATAAATAAGCAGTGTGTTATACTGTTATCAGATGTGGAGTCTCACGAACCACTTTAATAGTGACTTGTGTCTCAAATACTGTTTATTTGTCTTAGTTACAGATagtgaaataaaaatggaacGAGAAGCGTAGGATTTTGAATTGATACCATTGGTGCATCTACTAAAGTTCTGGGGTCAGTTTGAATAtcagtgaccttgaccttgagttcaagttttctgaaaatcttgtgaatgctaCAACTCTGTGACGAGAAGTAAGTCTCCTAGGTCTTTAAATTTGTATATAGGTGAATCTAGTAGGAAGCTGAAGGGTTGCACTGCGGGCCATCTGTAGAGGTGTAGAGTCAACAACCTGTCTGTGAACgtggacaaaacaaaagagattGTTGACTTCAGGAGAGCACAGTGGGATCACTGCCCACTTAACATGAATGGATCCTCTGTGGAGGTCGTCAAGAGCACCAGATTTCTTGGTGTCCACCTGGCGGAGAACCTCTCCTGCtccctcaacaccagctccataaccaagaaggcccagcagcgtctctaCTTCAAGCAGAAGCTGAGGAAAGCCCATCTCCCACCATCCATTCTCACCACCTTTTACAGTGGGACTAACAAGAGCATCCTAAgtagctgcatcactgtctggtatGGTAACTGCAGCGTATTAGATCGCAGTACCCTACAACGGATTGTGAGAGCAGCTGAGAAGATCATTGGAGTCCCTCTCCCCTCCTTATAACACCCGCTTGCTGGAGGACCCCACACAGCCTTCAAACACACTCTTCACCCTGCTGCCTTCTGGAAAGAGGTCCCAGAACATCCGGGCCCTCGCTACCAAACTACGGAAAAGTTTCTTCCCACAAGCCGTCAGACCCCTGAACACTCAGTGACTGCACTGGCACACGCACACCTTCACACATGTCACTACCAAGCACTTATCTGCAGTatctcacactcatacacatacatacagacaccaagttacttttgcacaatactcagcattttgcacatttccattGTCTTGTGTCTGTATCGTCCTGTTCTGTCTAGTTTTGcactgttttgtcttgtttatttttgcaatttatgcacACTGCACTTTATGTAGTCCTGGGTTTGTCCGTATATGTCATATATAGCACCAGGGTCTCGGAGGAACGCGGTCTCATTTCACTCTGTACAGTACCTCTGCACGTggttaaaatgacaataaaagccacttgacttgacCTGTTTTTGTAGCAGTTGCTTGGAGACGAGCACCATACAGTTCAAATGAGCATACATTCCAAAATATGCAAATGAGCCCCATACATCATAATgctgatgtttgctgttcaGGGTATGAACGTTCTATGCTGAAAGTTTATAAATATACAACCTTTGACTGCTTGTTTTCAGTTGAACTTTTGCAAAGCTGAGGAGATTTTGGCTGCGATCACATCAAGTCCAAAGATGTTTAAACTTCTTTTTCACAGAAAGGTAAGTTTGAAGAGACTCGCAGCACATTTCTCTGAATGTTTTCTTATGGTAAATAAGCATTTTTGAAACTTTTAaggaagcttcttggatgatttctgtaaaaactgaattttgaatCCAAATGAAGGATATTGTATTTTCTTACcatatactttgttttatgCCATTACTGATGTTGCTTTTCTTGTTTCTAAACAgaaatcacacaaacaaaacgtgGCAGAGAAGGAAATTCCTTCTACGTCTCATCAGAGGTAAAGAAATGCGCCGCTCTTTAATGCTGCTGGAGATATTTATAGCAGTGGTTTAGTTGGAGctgttttatttcccttttattggtgttttgtatttaaatcttttttacTACTTCTAGTCTTGTCTATAATTTCTATTGATTCAGAGATTAGCGTTTGAAAATGTAGagtgtaaatgtacaaaatacatGATTTTGTTCCATTACAGTTATTAATTTTTATCTGCAATCTCCAGCATGTACTCCTTGTTAAAAATTTCCactttgaaaaataacatttacactTTTGTCCTCATCAGCATCCCGGATGCTTGTGTTGCTGAAAATGgtcaaaagaagaagagaaaatggagACACCTCTGCTGTTCCTCGGTTTGCTTTTACACGAAACATATGAAATGCACATTCTCTTTAAATTGCACTTGTTAATTTAAAGtgactttacttttttaataaactTATGTTTGTTCGTCCTCTGCAGCAAACTGACAGCGATGCAGAGGCAGAGAGCAACACTGTGAAGACACAAAAAAAGTGTCGctggtttctttttaaattctggAAGGTATGTTTTATGGAAAGAGTCACTGTCATCAAGCATTTACTCACCACAGTTAAATGCGAAGAATTAAGAGCAATTTAGCACATCCATGTCTTCAAATTAAGTTCAaagatgtttaaatgtttttttttttcacagaaagGTAAGTTTGAAGAGACTTGCAGGATGTTTctctaaatattttttatggtaAATAAGCATTTTTGAATCTTTTAATGAAGCTTGATGGATGATTtctgtaaaaactgaattttgatcAAAACCAAATGAAGGATTTTGTATTTCATAGGACAAACTTTAAAACTCAATTTAAAGcatgaataaattgtttttaatttatttaaagataTTCCTATATATCTGCTTCATGAGCTGACAGCTCACTAAAGTGataaataatatgaaataatacCAAATTTTCTAACTGGACACTTTTCATGGAGAGACCCActtggtatgtttgttttatGCCATTACTGATGTTGGTTTTCTTGTTTCTAAACAGaaattacacaaacaaaacGTGGCAGAGAAGGAAATTCCTTCTACGTCTCATCAGAGGTAAAGAAATGCGCCGCTCTTTAATGCTGCTGGAGATATTTATAGCAGTGGTTTAGTTGGAGctgttttatttcccttttattgGCATTTTTCTTCCACCTTGTgtatttacatctttttttaCTACTTTTGGACGTCCTCCAAAATGTTTCAACTTCAAAGCTCATGCATACATGCGCATACACTGCTCAGAATCTTGACATCTTTCctaattttgtgtttgtgtttttacctttttggAGCAGTGTAGCATGCGgtgggaaaaaaatagaaagtcaaACTGGGACTATAGACTGCTTCGGGTGAGTACACGTGGTGCACAAAGACTCACTTTGTCAAAGTGGagaaaatgaattattttacaCTGATACTGTAAACGTTGCGCGTGTGTGTCAGGTTTCCAAACATCGGAAACACCTGCTACATGAACTCCTGCCTGCAGAGCCTCCTCAACATTGAGGAGTTCATAAGAGACATCAGGCGTCAGGGGGTTTTGTGGAGCACAGATCCAGAAGCTCAGCTCTTAAGGTGCGCTACGTCAACCTTCTACTTTCTTCAAAAACCTGAAGAACAAAGAGATCTAACAGCAGAAATGTCTGTTTACCCTTCCTTTCTACAGAAGGCTTATTGATGTCAGGGACTGTCACGAGTCAACAGATTATGGCCTTAAAGATCACCACCTAAGAGCTTTTAAGAAGGCATTCAGCAGTCAAGCTCCTGAATACACCGGCAGTGCACAGAAAGTGCGTCAGCTATTTGGACATTTCGTTTTTTGCTTTACCTTCTGATTTTGATGTACTGTTTTAAAtctctctgcttttctttcaggACGCTCATGAATTCCTAACATTATTCCTCGATGAGGTCAAAAGGCTCACACCTCACCTGGAGAGGAACGCAGCTCTCCTGGGCCAAAGTTATAGCTGCCCAGTAGAAGaccatcacatttttaaaatggaaaacatgAGGACATGCAAGAGGTAAGCCTGTCTTTCAGAAACGCAGAGCTGGTTGCAATATTTTCATATACCTCTTTTCCACGTACCTGATCTTTACTTTAACTACGTTACTCCTGAAATGTGTAGCTGCGGTCACCACTCATCACAGCAAGAGGAATTCACCAGCTTGTCTCTAGACCTTGTTCCAGAGGGGTCTATTATAAACATGTTAGAGACATACTTGAAGGTAAGATCACAAATTCCAATAGAGTTGTCGTATCAGCGATCTTAACACACCTTTTTTgttagtgtttgtgtgcatgtgtgtgtgcatatgttgaGATTTCTTTCTACCATAAAGCctgttttctctgtgctgttgttcaggaACAAGAAATAGAATTTCGCTGTGATTGTGGAGGGACGGCCTCAGAACTGAAGTCGTCTTTTGATACACTGCCAAGGTGAGTAAGGTCACATCAGAATTGATCGACTGACCAGGTTTCCAAACTGTGGCGCATCAAATATCAGAGTTCTTCGAGACAATACTTGAGCAGTCGTTTTCTCCcatcttctgtttgtgtttgacactcattcttcttattttctaccttgtttgtgttttttttcttttctgccagAGTTCTGATCTTGCATCTGAAGAGGTTTGGCTTTACACAAACCTACAAGATTAAGAAGGTGGATGACCCCGTCAGGCTGCAGAGGGACTTGGTGGTGCCATCCAATCAGGTAAAAACAGACTGCAGAACgtctcaggctacgtccacactagcccggatagatttgaaaactccGTGTCCACACTggcgttttcagtcattttcaaatAGTTGTGCGTCTGCATTGAAACGgccgaaaacgcttacgttccagtcctgcgcatgcgcaaaagtgagtgagaattacagaatttgaagaaaagctatccggagcatgtacaaactgatattaatcttttttagggctgtcaaagttgagagcaatcaaaacaactgctgtctaATGCACTCGGcttatctttgtttaattgctcacatgactgcatcacatgaccaaaatgcgtcatcgttttagaaagtctgcgttTTCGAGTGTCCACACTGCGATGGGACAACTCCgttttgaaatgtatgcgttttcgagagcgttttcaagATGCTGTGTTTTTCCTTGAGGAAAACGCCGTCTCGGTGTGGACGGGAGGTCAAAGcggagagaaaacgatgcgttttcaaacgaaaacgcattagtgtggacgtagcctcagcaAATCAGCTTAATTATGGCACTGATGTGAGACTTTATGAAACTAACACTCTTTGGATTTGTTCCTTCTCAGGGTGGTGGCTGTTATAGTCTTTGCAGCATCATCAGTCATTATGGAGGCACAGAGTCAGGTAAAACAACAGACTtgtgacaaacagaaaatgaaacttGCTACTTTTCAGTGAAGGACTCACACACAAAAGCTTTTGATGTTCTAAGAAGCACTAAGTCAAAATCACTGTTTGCTTGAATCAGTTGACTTCCAGAAGTTGGATTCATTTGTCTTAATGTGATTTCAGGACACTACATCTGTAGTTCTGTCCATCCTGAGGAGAGTCAGCACTCTACATCAGATCGCTGGCTCACCTATAATGACGCACAGGTGCTCCACACAACTGGATCTGCAGTTTGTGAGGAACAGCAGCAGTCGGCCTACATCCTGTTTTACAAGAGAAACGTAAGAAGACACAGCATCTCATCCTGAAGTGAGAGAATTTTTAAATGTCCTGTTACCTTGTTAAccagttttgtcttcattctcagttctgaaacaggaaatggaaggaaggaaggaagttaAGGTCATCATCATGCTGAGAAGGAAAAGCAGTCGTCCCAGCCCACCATCGCACACTGGAGGACAAGTATAGGTAAGTATTGCCCTCAGGAGGGAGGGTCCTGCCAGAGAGCCTGGTCCTCCCAAGATTTCTTCCTCCaggagggagttttttcttgccACCGTCGCCCCACATTCACTGGTCTCATCAGCAGGGAcatttttaacctcctaagacctgaactttcatggcatgcatttttaattcctCTGTGCCATTTAGGTtgattgggacccgatgaagGTAAAAACCAAGACATCAGATTCAGactatcttttttttgtttctcaaaagaatgagatccacatatgaggacattcattttaaatttcgatTGAACAGTGGCAGTGTCATGTCCTccctcataagtggatatcaggtttTTGAagagcaaaattttgtattttggtctagacaacccaaaatgttatgtctacatatgtggacaccaggtcctaggaggttaaaacaaAATCTACTAGAGATCGTCCTTTTCTGGACCAGTGTTTGGCTTGCTCTCTGGGAACAacaaattagtgctgtcagcgttaacgtcattaggtaaaatgacgttaacgctgacagcactaatttgttgttattattattaatattattattaatttatttgtaaaataaattaaatttaaaaaccaaagaaatgatttaattctttattttattttgttttattaaaatcaaaataacaacaaaaacaaaaataactaataaaaaaatattaaaagtattCAGCAGTGTTTTGTGAAATTTGTAATGAGCCTTAGTTAAGTTGATGTCACAGAAGTTTCTGAATCATTTAGATTGTTCAACAAACTGATTCACTCAGGTAAAGATGGTGAGCTGGAGCAATGGTACCCTTGGAGTTCAGTTTAAGTTTTCAGACAAATATTCCCTCGATCAGTTGCAGcttctgcttttaaataaatgatttagcTGCAAATGTTTAGCTACAGGTAGCAAAGTCCAAAAGTGACACCAgccaaacatgcaaaaaatgCAAGACGGTGGTGCGCACAGATACAGCGGCTCTATGCTCTCCACTTACCCAATTTCActgtgcaagaaactgcacaatgacaataaaaagctctaagtctaaaacagtttcctgtccagtAAAATCGGGCAATTATTCGCTCCAGAGTTTTATCCTACTCCAGGTGAGCAGCCATCGACTTGTAATGAGCCAGCTAAAACAATAATTTCTCAGTGGCTCTTCTGGCACCAACAAGTGGGTGTGTTCTTCCATCGTGCAAGTGTCACGACACACTGAACATGGTCTGAACATGGATTTTCCCTCGATATGTCTTTTCCACCAGTACTATGGGGTATTTGTGAATATCCATGACTGACCCGGCCAGGTGGCCAGCTGGTCTTTGGACAGGGTCACGGCAGTTTCAAGGTTCAACAAAATCcctttcactgacagactgaaGGAAAGCTCCTCAAAAATGGAGGGTCTTCAAGCTCCTCAGTGGCAGGAAAAGGTTTCCCGGACCCAGTGTTGTATATTTGTTTCCCAAAAGATTGAAATAGTGGAGAGAAATCAGGTTCTGAAACCATCCAGAAGACAAAGTCTCCAACTGGTTTGTGGAAGTCCAGTTTCTCCAAATTAATCAGCGGGTGAAATGTCTCTTCATGGATGGTTTTGATTCTGTTGTTATTCACGAACAAAGCCGTCAAAGCAGCATATGAAAGAAAGTCATCTTTCATTGTTGTCTCCAGCGTGTTAAAAGAGAGATCGAGCTCAGTGATGAGTTTTGAAGCGGCTGCAGGGACTTCTCCAAGGTTTTGGCTCGAACAGTCGAAGGATGTTGTTCACAGTGGTGACACTGTTGACTGGTGATTGACAAGCACTGAGATACTAACAtgacaaacacaagaaacatcATGACTTATTCTCCTGAGTGcctgcaaaacacaaacacaaaatcaaactCAAAGCTTTTCTCTCAGATGCTGGTGTGGCACAATCTAATGATAAAAAAGGTCATGCTAACAGCTTTTGGAGCACAGCTGCACAAAATAACAGCTTTTGGAGCACAAAATGCATTACAGGTAAACCCAGTACCCAAACATGTTAACAAGGATAAAgaaaaaatctgaaacaaaagCAGGTAGTGTGGTGATTTATGTTGTGAGGATGCTTTCACTCCCATCAAAGTCACCCAGTGTTGAGAACCCAAATGAGCCCAAAAACCTCAAGTGGCTGCAACCAACAGCGAACGTCAAGAAGTGGATACTTGCATGTTGAGCCAGAAACATGCAGAAAACCCAAAAGAGGCAAGACAGCACATCTTGGTCCCACTCAGGCAGTACGAACACCTGGAAAGAGGAGCCCACAGTTCAGACCCAAGGGCACTGGTAAGGACACCAGCCAGTTATAAGTCtagttttaattttcattttagtGTTATGGCCTTTCTAAGGGTGGCCAGACCATAATATAAGGGTGATCCACCCCTGTCTGACCCCAAGCAGCACATCACACAACCAGTACAATTttgatggtgattttttttcacagtgattGAATTCTAACAAAGGAAAGGAGCGAACTATAGCTTCGGGGTGgaccccaaaacaacaaacaaaagggaCCGTATCTAAAGGATGTACAAAACTTATttatgaaaagaataaaaccaAATGACAATGTCTTATCTCCCTAACTaagaaaaacatgagaaaagggtaatcaaataaaaaggcAGTCCACCCCTACATGCTCCTGTATAAAGAGACGGGTAACACAAAGCCTGCAGGTTGAGGTCCATGGCGGTGTCATCTTATATGTTGTCTCCAGGTCATTAGCCAATCTGTATGGGCCGTCCCATGGATGCACCAATCACGGAAAGGCACCTGCACACTCAGATTTACATATGAGACAACATTACGACAACAGTCGTAACATtaactaaaaatgtttttcaccaTCTCGTTTTAACTTCTGGTTTAGCTTCAGctaactaaaactaaatggACCTTGGAAATAATCACATCTTAATAGAGtgaaccatagactgtataaaagATAGGACCATTGCAACTTGACTGCAGCACTTCACCCTTTCACATAGTCCCAGCTCTTCTCTGTCATGTTTTATGGTGCTGCAAATGTCTTCAGTTGGTGAAAGGTCTGGGCTGCTGGTGTCTTGTTGTGCTTGCTATGCATCCCTGACTCGTTTCTTCTTTCTGCATCAAGTAAGGAATGTAGTGAAAGTTCCCAAGAGGTTAAAAACAGCACTGAAAAAATGCCATCAGACCTGAGTTGGAACACTTGGATTATGGAGCTTCTGGACCAAGAGAGTGGATGGGAGCATGTGTTTAACAAGTAAGAGTATAACGTCCCCCAAAATGTCCCTAACTaagaaaaacatgagaaaagggtaatcaaataaaaaggcAGTCCACCCCTACATGCTCCTGTATAAAGAAACAGGTAACACAAAGCCTGCAGGTTGAGGTCCATGGCGGTGTCATCTTATATGTTGTCTCCAGGTCAAGGAGACAACATATAACAtggatagacagacagatttcaAAATAGCCAGCTGGAATGTTAAGGGGTTGAATAACGGgattaagaggaagaaaatatTAACATATCTAAAGTTATTGTAACCCACCTAAAATTTGCCTCATGAAAATGAACTGCTGTTCCCAAAGAATGTCAGTAGGTGGCACTATGAGATTGTTTAGTGCTTGTGAACTTGAGTTGAGAACTGTAGAGAAGGAGAATAGCGCTAAGGCTACATATGCTGGTCGGAGCTACTCACCGAGTTTTTCTTTAATCCTTGTTCAAGAAAAAGGTTGTGTGTGAAGACACAAATTGGATTTTACTTTTCCGCTTGTTGATGCTGATGTacctctgtttttgtgttttttgttcatttccgGTGAGTTGACTAACTGCGCTAGCATAGCAAGCTAATCGTCAGCTAATCATTAGCTTAGTATAATGTAAATTTCATGTGTTCCTTTTAAGTGCTGtattatctttttatttcttcacttgTGAATGTTTTAAACCAATCGGAAATATTTCTTTGGAAGCTAGTaggtaagttttatttattgtaatgaGATGATAAATATGAGCAGTCTTTGGCTAAATAGTACTGCGACCATGTTTTGCACTTTCCTCGTGCATCAGTAATGTACATTCTCTCAATTCATTGGATTGATgtgactgctgttcacaaaataTGAGATTTGAGTTAAATTTGTATGATGTGGAAATTGTTTTAAGGTTCTttgattaattttattattgattgcATTAAGTCGTTATATACAAAGAGTGAGAGACATTTGGTCACTAGTGTTGATTAAGTTGTTATATGATATTCATGTAAAATATGTTCACTGCCCTGTGcaggttggtttttttgttggaGTCTAAAGTTGCGAGCCAGGATTCCGGATCCCCAGCTGCGATGCAGGAAAGATTTCCAGCCTACTTAAAGTGACAACTGCGTGACTTCTTGACAGATAAGCTTATGAGATCTCAGAACAATACGCTACCCGGGTAGTACTACTAACATTAACACTATACTCACACACCTGAactgaaaagactgaaaagaacTCTGAGCACTGAACTCTAAAACTGAATACACAGACTGACAAATATGGACAATTGGAACTGTTGTGAACTGTTGAAtgactgtttttggtttgttttgaatAAATGTTGACTGTTCTTTGAGCTGTGTGTCATTCGCGCCTTAGTCGATTCCTAGACACCATAAGCCTAAGATCCTAACTTTCTCTACATTCAGTAGTGGTAAAGTATCGTGTGTTACATTATCAAGAGTTGATATAGCCTTTATTCAAGAAATGCACACGTGTAAGTCAGAAGCCTTAAAACTTAAATGTTCCTGGGTAGGTAAAGTCTTTTCCAGTCCTGGAACTGGTAAAAGTAGGGGAGTGTCGGTTCTGATTCATAAAGCAGT is a window of Maylandia zebra isolate NMK-2024a linkage group LG22, Mzebra_GT3a, whole genome shotgun sequence DNA encoding:
- the LOC106675969 gene encoding ubiquitin carboxyl-terminal hydrolase 37-like, whose product is MEDEDSREQKKQLNFCKAEEILAAITSSPKMFKLLFHRKKSHKQNVAEKEIPSTSHQSIPDACVAENGQKKKRKWRHLCCSSQTDSDAEAESNTVKTQKKCRWFLFKFWKKLHKQNVAEKEIPSTSHQSVACGGKKIESQTGTIDCFGFPNIGNTCYMNSCLQSLLNIEEFIRDIRRQGVLWSTDPEAQLLRRLIDVRDCHESTDYGLKDHHLRAFKKAFSSQAPEYTGSAQKDAHEFLTLFLDEVKRLTPHLERNAALLGQSYSCPVEDHHIFKMENMRTCKSCGHHSSQQEEFTSLSLDLVPEGSIINMLETYLKEQEIEFRCDCGGTASELKSSFDTLPRVLILHLKRFGFTQTYKIKKVDDPVRLQRDLVVPSNQGGGCYSLCSIISHYGGTESGHYICSSVHPEESQHSTSDRWLTYNDAQVLHTTGSAVCEEQQQSAYILFYKRNF